Proteins encoded together in one Chitinophaga sp. LS1 window:
- a CDS encoding transposase, whose amino-acid sequence MILGLIDEDKVRDWILPHLSKGKRGFKARIDLVKVVQLILKRMKTGCQWRELSICEYFDKGATSWQNIHRYFLKWSKDGSFKRAWINLLSCNKKLLDLSSAQLDGSHTPVKRGGQAVGYQGRKASKTSNSLFLCDNRGQMLTVSTAQSGEHNDLYDIVKLFKEMIGVLEQSDINCNGIFVNADPGFDSEDLKQVCIDYEIELNVKPNLRNQKKQSDEYRYFDDQLYKRRTKIEHANAWMDAFKALLVRYEKIVETWMALQWLALITLFCRKLKV is encoded by the coding sequence ATAATTCTGGGACTCATAGACGAAGATAAGGTACGAGATTGGATTTTACCACATTTAAGCAAAGGCAAAAGAGGCTTTAAGGCCAGGATAGATTTAGTAAAAGTGGTTCAGTTGATTTTAAAGCGAATGAAAACAGGCTGCCAGTGGCGAGAGTTGAGTATTTGCGAATATTTTGATAAAGGGGCGACCTCGTGGCAAAATATTCACAGGTATTTTTTAAAATGGAGTAAAGACGGTTCATTCAAGAGGGCTTGGATCAATCTTTTATCTTGTAATAAGAAACTGCTGGATCTGTCAAGCGCCCAGTTAGATGGTAGCCATACACCAGTCAAACGTGGTGGCCAGGCGGTAGGTTATCAAGGCAGAAAAGCTTCAAAGACCAGTAATAGTTTGTTCTTATGTGACAACAGAGGTCAGATGCTGACGGTATCAACAGCGCAAAGTGGAGAGCATAATGACTTATACGATATAGTGAAGCTCTTTAAAGAAATGATCGGGGTTCTGGAACAATCCGATATCAATTGCAATGGAATATTTGTAAATGCCGATCCTGGATTTGACAGCGAAGATTTAAAACAAGTATGCATTGACTACGAGATTGAATTAAATGTAAAACCCAACTTGCGAAATCAAAAGAAGCAAAGTGATGAATACCGATATTTTGATGATCAACTTTACAAAAGACGAACAAAAATTGAACATGCCAATGCCTGGATGGATGCTTTTAAAGCATTGCTTGTCAGATATGAAAAAATTGTTGAAACATGGATGGCATTGCAATGGCTGGCTCTTATAACCCTTTTTTGTAGAAAATTAAAAGTATAA
- a CDS encoding IS5 family transposase, giving the protein MCRTGSQWRNLSSEYPYWQIVYCYFDKWKKSGVLEQVMLKLVRKERIYQGHNYAPSVGAIDSQSVKKSAFVSIETGIDGGKHINGRKRHLAVDSLGLPIAISVSSANVHDSIGAFDLLWRIDKVSHRMKLIRTDKAYCGDFSEMVEKYYKWKMEITQKPPSEKGFVPQKGRWQVERSFAWLNNFRRLSKDYEKLPESAVAFIQVAFISILLK; this is encoded by the coding sequence ATTTGCAGAACCGGCAGTCAGTGGCGTAATCTAAGCAGTGAATATCCATACTGGCAGATAGTTTACTGCTATTTTGACAAATGGAAGAAATCAGGAGTGCTGGAACAGGTGATGTTAAAATTGGTAAGGAAGGAAAGAATTTATCAGGGACACAATTACGCTCCATCAGTAGGTGCTATTGATAGTCAAAGCGTAAAGAAAAGTGCATTTGTAAGTATAGAAACCGGTATTGATGGAGGCAAACATATCAATGGGCGAAAGAGACACCTGGCAGTTGATAGTTTAGGATTACCGATTGCGATTAGTGTCAGTAGCGCAAATGTTCATGATTCTATAGGCGCTTTTGATTTGCTGTGGAGAATTGATAAAGTTAGTCATAGGATGAAACTGATTCGTACAGACAAAGCATACTGTGGAGATTTTAGCGAAATGGTTGAAAAATATTATAAGTGGAAAATGGAAATAACGCAGAAACCGCCGTCAGAAAAAGGTTTTGTGCCACAGAAAGGCAGGTGGCAGGTCGAACGATCATTTGCCTGGCTCAATAACTTTAGAAGGTTATCGAAGGACTATGAAAAGCTACCAGAATCTGCTGTTGCTTTCATCCAGGTAGCCTTCATTAGTATACTTCTAAAATAG